From the genome of Rosettibacter firmus, one region includes:
- a CDS encoding response regulator: MEVLDNKKPKILITDGDADNQKFLKLFLSKYFIVTVCDSAEAVYNHLQNDNYDLIILEIALRGKTNGLELASELKKNPKYSHIPILCYTGYAFHQDRINALEAGCEKYLSKPTDIRILLSTLFNMLKGKNFSFDEQLINNICFSQL; the protein is encoded by the coding sequence ATGGAAGTCTTAGATAATAAGAAACCCAAAATTTTAATTACCGATGGCGATGCTGATAATCAAAAGTTTCTAAAATTATTTTTAAGTAAGTATTTCATTGTAACTGTGTGCGATTCTGCAGAAGCTGTTTACAATCATCTCCAGAACGATAATTATGATTTAATAATTTTAGAAATTGCTTTAAGAGGAAAAACAAACGGTCTTGAATTAGCAAGTGAACTTAAGAAGAATCCTAAATATTCACACATTCCTATACTTTGTTATACAGGCTATGCATTTCATCAGGATAGAATTAATGCACTCGAAGCAGGATGTGAAAAGTATCTTAGCAAACCAACGGATATAAGGATTTTATTGAGCACACTTTTTAATATGTTAAAAGGGAAAAATTTTTCTTTTGATGAGCAGTTAATTAATAATATATGTTTTTCACAATTATAA
- a CDS encoding sensor histidine kinase: MRRKHIIEEEKLKNQQTELMALFAELAPDPIFRFDNKGKIILANNSAHKIIPHRMLLGEQVDTVLPFIKEFDIEDIIQNGKTITYTDSLAGNPFQFLIAGIPKLNVCQVYGRDISELKKTERELKIALEKADESRKLKEYFLSQISHEIRSPLNVIIGYADLFANEKDITEEKKHAYLAMINNSKRLYRTFDLLINMSQVQTHQYQPRFEQIDLNAVLKAVYKEFESHAEEKDIKLIVNSKNNDAIVIADHYSISQSLIQLVDNAIKYTEHGKVEITLDKRENNFIIEVADTGIGISEEYLKKLFTPFTQANMSYTRLYEGTGLGLTLVKHFLDLNKAEIKVKSEPGRGSVFTIILKGDMKWKS; this comes from the coding sequence ATGCGAAGAAAACATATTATTGAAGAGGAGAAATTAAAAAATCAGCAGACAGAGCTTATGGCTCTGTTTGCTGAACTTGCACCTGATCCAATTTTCCGATTTGATAATAAAGGTAAAATTATTCTTGCAAATAATTCAGCTCATAAAATTATTCCACATAGAATGCTTCTTGGTGAACAGGTAGATACTGTATTACCATTTATAAAAGAATTTGATATTGAAGATATTATTCAGAATGGAAAAACTATTACCTATACAGATTCATTAGCAGGGAATCCATTTCAATTTTTGATTGCAGGGATTCCAAAATTGAATGTGTGTCAGGTTTATGGAAGAGATATTAGTGAATTGAAAAAGACTGAGCGTGAATTAAAAATTGCTCTCGAAAAAGCTGATGAATCCCGCAAGTTGAAAGAATATTTTTTATCTCAAATATCACATGAAATTCGTTCTCCACTCAATGTTATTATAGGTTATGCAGACTTATTCGCTAACGAAAAAGATATTACTGAAGAGAAAAAGCATGCATATCTTGCTATGATTAATAATAGTAAAAGACTTTATCGTACTTTTGATTTACTTATAAATATGTCTCAGGTTCAAACGCATCAATATCAACCACGTTTTGAACAAATAGACTTAAATGCTGTATTAAAAGCAGTGTATAAAGAATTCGAAAGTCACGCAGAAGAAAAAGATATTAAGTTAATTGTTAATAGTAAGAATAATGATGCAATTGTAATTGCAGATCATTATTCTATTTCTCAATCATTAATTCAACTTGTTGATAATGCAATAAAATATACAGAACATGGTAAAGTTGAGATTACTTTAGATAAAAGGGAGAACAATTTTATAATAGAAGTAGCCGATACCGGGATTGGAATATCGGAAGAGTATTTAAAAAAATTATTTACACCTTTTACTCAAGCAAATATGTCTTATACACGTTTATACGAGGGTACAGGATTGGGACTTACACTCGTTAAACATTTTCTTGACCTTAATAAAGCAGAAATAAAAGTAAAAAGTGAGCCTGGGAGGGGCTCGGTTTTTACAATTATCTTGAAAGGAGATATGAAATGGAAGTCTTAG
- the amrS gene encoding AmmeMemoRadiSam system radical SAM enzyme has translation MIAQLENLKLAKWWEPTKNNKILCTLCPRYCTIGEGQAGFCFIRQNIGGKLYSIGYGRPTGFAIDPIEKKPLNHFYPGTQILSFGTAGCNLGCKFCQNWSISKARLDNTNSIEASPEDVVALAKKYQVPSIAFTYNDPVIFGEYVIDISKLASEEGIKSVMVTAGYIDKEARKEVYKYIDAANVDLKAFSEEFYHKLTFSHLEPVLDTLKWLKHETDVWFEITTLLIPQENDSPDEIKRMCDWILENLGDSVPLHFTAFHPDFKMRDKERTPSSTLRMARSIALESGIKYCYTGNIHDVDGQTTYCPNCKKELIVRDWHSILKYRLKENKCSYCGFEIEGRF, from the coding sequence ATGATTGCACAATTAGAAAATTTGAAACTGGCAAAATGGTGGGAACCAACTAAGAATAATAAAATTCTCTGCACATTATGTCCTCGCTATTGTACTATTGGCGAAGGTCAGGCTGGATTTTGTTTTATAAGACAAAATATTGGTGGCAAATTATATTCAATTGGTTATGGAAGACCGACAGGTTTTGCAATTGATCCAATCGAGAAAAAACCACTCAATCATTTTTATCCTGGCACACAAATTCTAAGTTTTGGAACAGCAGGATGTAATCTTGGATGTAAATTCTGTCAGAACTGGTCAATTAGCAAGGCACGCCTTGATAATACAAACTCAATTGAAGCTTCACCGGAAGATGTGGTTGCACTTGCAAAAAAGTATCAGGTGCCCTCAATAGCATTTACTTATAACGATCCTGTTATATTTGGTGAATATGTTATTGATATATCAAAACTTGCAAGTGAAGAAGGAATTAAATCTGTAATGGTTACAGCTGGTTACATTGATAAAGAGGCGCGTAAAGAGGTCTATAAATATATTGATGCAGCTAATGTGGATTTAAAAGCTTTCTCGGAAGAATTTTATCACAAATTAACTTTTTCTCACCTTGAACCTGTACTCGATACTTTAAAATGGTTAAAGCATGAAACTGATGTCTGGTTTGAAATTACTACATTACTTATTCCTCAGGAAAATGATTCTCCCGATGAAATAAAAAGAATGTGTGACTGGATACTTGAAAATCTTGGAGATAGTGTGCCATTGCACTTTACTGCATTTCATCCCGATTTTAAAATGAGAGATAAAGAAAGAACTCCATCATCAACACTGCGAATGGCAAGAAGTATTGCTCTTGAGTCTGGAATAAAATATTGTTATACAGGTAATATTCACGATGTTGATGGTCAAACAACTTATTGCCCGAATTGTAAGAAAGAATTGATTGTACGCGACTGGCATTCAATACTCAAATATAGACTCAAAGAAAATAAATGTAGTTATTGTGGCTTTGAGATAGAAGGAAGATTTTAA
- the pyk gene encoding pyruvate kinase has protein sequence MTNNFAKTKILVTLGPSTDTKEKLEAIIDAGADGFRLNFSHSNHAYFEHLFHLINDICVEKSLPIPILIDLQGPKIRIGDLIQPEIEIYSGDTIEITTQNIIGTKEKISTSYLKLIDDSQIGDFILIDDGLIKLVIEEKKDDSLICRILEGGILKPKKGMNLPGMKLSTPSVTEKDLNDLEFALKHRVDFIALSFVREENDIINLRKWLEEKGYKIPLIAKIEKKEAVDNFEKILKASDGIMIARGDLGVEIGVQQVPVIQKKIIRRCNEVGKLVITATQMLESMIQNFVPTRAEVSDIANAVLDGTDVVMLSGETSVGNHPVEAVKVMKQILLTTESEFPEHENISYQIPENIFENMIDASGAAVVKTAEQLKASAIVIFTHFGIKANIVSKFRPEAKLFAISDKFETLNTLNLHWGIKPFFLDKIRDEESAIQNSMNLLKEKNLIKDGDVIIFTAGEPMKDKGRRTWIRCVVV, from the coding sequence ATGACAAACAACTTTGCTAAAACAAAAATTCTTGTAACACTTGGTCCATCAACAGATACAAAAGAAAAACTTGAAGCTATAATTGATGCAGGAGCAGATGGATTTAGACTGAATTTTTCTCATAGTAATCATGCTTATTTTGAACATTTATTTCATTTGATTAATGATATATGCGTGGAAAAATCTTTACCCATACCAATTTTAATTGATTTACAGGGACCAAAAATTAGAATAGGAGATTTAATTCAACCTGAAATAGAAATTTATTCTGGCGATACAATTGAGATTACTACTCAAAATATCATTGGAACAAAAGAAAAAATTTCTACGAGTTATTTAAAACTTATTGATGATTCCCAGATTGGTGATTTTATTTTAATTGATGATGGCTTAATAAAACTTGTTATTGAAGAAAAGAAAGATGATTCACTAATTTGCAGAATACTGGAAGGGGGAATACTCAAACCCAAAAAAGGAATGAACTTGCCAGGCATGAAACTAAGCACTCCTTCTGTTACAGAAAAAGATTTAAATGACCTCGAATTTGCTCTTAAACATAGAGTTGATTTTATTGCTTTATCTTTTGTGAGAGAAGAAAATGATATAATAAATTTAAGAAAGTGGCTCGAAGAAAAAGGTTATAAGATACCATTAATTGCAAAAATAGAAAAGAAAGAAGCTGTTGATAATTTTGAAAAAATACTTAAAGCTTCAGATGGAATTATGATAGCTCGAGGGGATCTTGGAGTTGAAATCGGGGTTCAACAGGTGCCAGTAATTCAGAAAAAAATTATACGAAGATGTAACGAAGTGGGTAAACTTGTAATTACAGCAACACAAATGCTTGAATCGATGATACAAAATTTTGTACCAACAAGAGCTGAAGTTTCTGATATTGCTAATGCTGTTCTGGATGGAACAGATGTGGTTATGTTAAGCGGTGAAACATCTGTCGGAAATCATCCAGTAGAAGCTGTAAAAGTAATGAAACAGATTTTACTTACAACAGAATCAGAATTCCCTGAGCATGAGAATATATCTTATCAAATACCTGAAAATATTTTTGAAAATATGATTGATGCTAGTGGTGCTGCAGTGGTAAAAACAGCTGAACAATTGAAAGCTTCTGCAATAGTTATATTTACACACTTTGGAATAAAAGCAAATATTGTTTCTAAATTTAGACCAGAAGCAAAACTTTTTGCCATTTCAGATAAATTTGAAACACTCAACACCTTAAATCTTCACTGGGGAATTAAACCATTTTTTCTTGACAAAATTAGAGATGAAGAAAGTGCAATTCAGAATTCAATGAATTTACTTAAAGAAAAAAATTTGATTAAAGATGGAGATGTAATTATTTTTACAGCAGGCGAACCAATGAAAGATAAAGGAAGACGAACCTGGATAAGATGTGTTGTTGTTTGA
- a CDS encoding Lon protease family protein has protein sequence MSLKKAPKHSELKVEDLKWTCDPQVFDFESTEKLEPIEGIVGQERAIKALRVGVELKSPGYNIFVAGLSGTGKLTTIKKMLESIVPNNSAELYDYAYVNNFKDEDRPLLLQFPAGMARKFKRDLNRAIRFLQERIPQVLSNEPFVSRKKQLLSEYTKKQRAIMLGFEDKLRKDNFTLGEVKMGEMVRPEILAVIDNQPFFVTQLQDLVNEQKLTQDQAQEIFNKYTSYQEELQQVFKDSLKLTQDFQEKIIQLETEAVRVIVNVTIDDLRKKYKFKKVKYYLDQVAENIILNLDVFKGQKPIREETESGIIVDYLKEYEVNIILDNSHTKETPVIIETSPTYTNLFGTIERISDGHGGWYADFTRIKAGSLLRANGGFLVINALDAFSEPGVWKSLKRVLLYGKLEIQDLANLYQFAPSILKPEPIQIETKVILIGNNYIYSILSAYEDDFNKIFKIKADFDYEMTKTDKALNEYARVIKKLIETEKILEFDKSAIAKVIEYGARYAGEKNKLTTRFAYIADLVREASFWARDNGDKMVTDYHVVQAYEASKERHGLYESKLSQMIHDGTLLIDTEGERVGTVNALVVYHSGSYSFGKPSRITASVSLGSGNIINVEREAGLSGSTHNKGVLIISGYFREKFGKHIPLSFTASLAFEQGYGFIDGDSASITEICALLSAISGIPIKQSIAITGSVNQKGEIQPIGGVNEKIEGFFDVCKRKGLNGNHGVIIPLQNVKDLMLKDEVINAVKEGKFHIYPVSEVSEAIEILTGIKAGKVLANGRHEANTVFGLVEKELIAMKKRLKSTPTKKSDSNQETSSTKSRRKKKR, from the coding sequence ATGTCACTAAAAAAAGCACCCAAACATAGTGAATTAAAAGTAGAAGATTTAAAATGGACTTGCGACCCCCAAGTATTTGATTTTGAAAGCACAGAAAAATTAGAACCAATCGAAGGAATAGTTGGTCAGGAACGTGCTATTAAAGCATTGAGAGTTGGTGTGGAATTAAAAAGTCCAGGTTATAATATTTTTGTTGCTGGATTATCTGGTACTGGCAAGCTTACTACAATTAAAAAAATGCTCGAATCGATTGTCCCAAATAATTCAGCTGAACTTTATGATTATGCATATGTAAATAATTTTAAAGATGAAGATAGACCACTATTATTGCAATTTCCTGCTGGTATGGCAAGAAAATTTAAAAGGGATTTAAATAGAGCAATAAGATTTTTACAGGAAAGAATTCCTCAAGTTTTATCTAACGAACCATTTGTATCCAGAAAAAAACAATTACTTTCTGAATATACTAAAAAGCAGAGAGCAATTATGCTTGGATTCGAAGATAAATTGCGTAAAGATAATTTTACACTTGGCGAAGTTAAAATGGGCGAAATGGTGCGACCCGAAATTCTGGCTGTAATTGATAATCAACCTTTCTTTGTTACTCAATTGCAGGATTTAGTTAATGAACAAAAACTAACTCAAGATCAGGCTCAGGAAATTTTTAATAAATATACATCTTATCAGGAAGAACTTCAGCAGGTTTTTAAAGATAGTTTAAAACTTACTCAGGATTTTCAAGAAAAAATAATTCAACTCGAAACAGAAGCTGTAAGAGTAATTGTTAATGTTACAATTGATGATTTGAGAAAGAAATATAAATTCAAAAAAGTAAAATATTATCTCGATCAAGTAGCTGAAAATATTATTCTTAATCTTGATGTCTTTAAAGGTCAAAAACCAATTAGAGAAGAAACCGAGAGTGGCATTATAGTCGATTATTTGAAAGAATATGAAGTTAATATTATTCTGGATAACTCACACACAAAAGAAACACCGGTTATTATTGAGACAAGTCCAACATATACAAATTTGTTTGGTACAATTGAAAGAATAAGTGATGGACATGGCGGATGGTATGCAGATTTTACAAGAATAAAAGCAGGTTCATTGCTTAGAGCAAATGGAGGATTTCTGGTTATTAATGCACTTGATGCTTTTAGTGAACCAGGAGTATGGAAATCTTTAAAACGAGTTTTACTTTATGGAAAACTGGAAATCCAGGATCTCGCAAATCTTTATCAGTTCGCTCCAAGTATTTTAAAACCAGAACCAATCCAGATCGAAACAAAAGTAATTCTAATTGGCAATAATTATATTTATTCAATTCTATCTGCTTACGAAGATGATTTTAATAAAATATTCAAAATAAAAGCTGATTTTGATTATGAAATGACTAAAACTGATAAAGCATTAAATGAATATGCAAGAGTTATAAAAAAATTAATTGAAACTGAAAAAATACTTGAGTTCGATAAATCTGCTATTGCAAAAGTGATTGAGTATGGGGCAAGATATGCAGGAGAAAAAAATAAATTAACAACTCGATTTGCTTACATTGCAGATTTAGTTCGAGAAGCAAGTTTCTGGGCACGTGATAATGGCGATAAAATGGTTACTGATTATCATGTTGTTCAGGCATACGAAGCTTCAAAAGAACGACATGGACTTTATGAATCTAAACTTTCTCAAATGATTCATGATGGAACTTTATTAATTGATACAGAAGGTGAACGTGTTGGAACTGTAAATGCTCTTGTAGTTTATCATAGTGGTTCTTATTCATTTGGTAAACCATCAAGAATTACAGCTTCTGTTTCTCTTGGTAGTGGAAATATCATTAATGTAGAACGTGAAGCTGGTTTAAGTGGTAGTACACACAATAAAGGTGTATTGATAATTTCTGGTTACTTCAGAGAAAAGTTTGGTAAACACATTCCTCTTTCGTTTACTGCAAGTCTTGCTTTCGAACAGGGATATGGATTTATTGATGGAGATAGTGCTTCAATTACAGAAATTTGTGCTTTGCTTTCTGCTATTTCTGGAATTCCAATAAAACAATCAATTGCAATAACTGGCTCTGTTAATCAAAAAGGAGAGATTCAACCAATTGGTGGAGTTAATGAAAAAATTGAAGGATTCTTTGATGTTTGTAAAAGAAAAGGTTTGAATGGAAATCATGGTGTAATAATTCCATTGCAGAATGTTAAAGATCTTATGCTGAAAGATGAAGTAATTAATGCTGTTAAAGAAGGAAAATTTCATATATATCCAGTATCAGAAGTATCAGAAGCAATCGAAATATTGACAGGTATTAAAGCAGGAAAAGTTTTAGCTAATGGTCGACACGAAGCCAACACAGTTTTTGGTCTTGTTGAAAAAGAATTAATTGCAATGAAAAAAAGACTGAAATCAACACCAACTAAAAAATCTGATTCAAATCAAGAGACAAGTTCTACAAAGAGCAGGAGAAAAAAGAAGAGATGA